In a genomic window of Agarivorans albus:
- a CDS encoding PstS family phosphate ABC transporter substrate-binding protein, translated as MILSRSVFVFVCCLFSFNAQANNHHRVIVENELVEPVIELVKHAQLSKQLGIIRTNNVAHSFIQGKGYVGISSERWLDSDMAEFVRRYGYQPTELFFSSDAAAILVHPENPVNAIDMPSLAKLFACNDTNTSPSWNALKLSSSEDQIQTYAGLNELKQHKKFTDLVACKGEQQSSVKQLEAAQLLDTLNQQPNAIAYTLYQSNFDQAKALQLIDASGDYFDLNHETILSGRYPLANVYYMYVNLAPSGSYPAPAFKQFVQYVQTQEAQQKMRKYGFIPLPEEAIQRNLVTLKQVEPEIAGGYK; from the coding sequence ATGATTCTATCTCGTAGCGTTTTTGTATTTGTTTGTTGTTTGTTTAGCTTTAATGCTCAGGCTAATAATCATCATCGCGTAATTGTAGAAAATGAGCTGGTAGAGCCAGTAATAGAGCTAGTTAAACATGCGCAACTAAGCAAGCAACTTGGCATCATCAGAACTAATAATGTTGCGCACAGTTTTATTCAAGGTAAAGGCTACGTTGGCATTAGCTCTGAACGTTGGCTAGACAGCGACATGGCCGAGTTTGTTAGGCGTTATGGTTACCAACCCACCGAACTGTTTTTCAGTTCTGATGCAGCAGCAATATTAGTTCACCCAGAGAATCCGGTTAACGCCATAGATATGCCCTCTCTAGCAAAACTATTTGCATGTAACGACACAAACACCTCACCGAGCTGGAATGCACTAAAACTGAGCTCCAGTGAGGATCAGATACAAACTTACGCAGGCTTAAACGAACTCAAGCAACACAAGAAGTTTACCGATCTCGTTGCCTGCAAAGGCGAACAACAAAGCTCTGTAAAGCAGCTTGAAGCAGCTCAACTTTTAGATACCCTTAACCAACAGCCAAATGCTATTGCCTATACCCTATATCAAAGCAATTTCGACCAAGCCAAAGCCCTGCAGCTAATTGATGCCAGCGGCGACTATTTTGACCTAAACCACGAAACTATTTTGTCGGGTCGTTACCCCCTCGCCAACGTCTACTATATGTACGTAAATTTGGCACCTAGCGGCAGTTACCCTGCCCCCGCATTTAAACAGTTTGTTCAATATGTTCAGACTCAAGAAGCGCAACAAAAAATGCGCAAATACGGCTTTATTCCGCTGCCAGAAGAAGCCATACAACGCAATTTAGTTACCCTAAAACAAGTAGAACCAGAAATAGCCGGGGGATACAAATAG
- a CDS encoding TolC family outer membrane protein, which yields MRSSVITAVACLFSANAAALSLEQSVAYAIDYSPDIAGQYARFQSVLRDVDGAQADYLPQLNVYAAAGYEDTYYNSGVQIPSDERNMNRTEVGIKASQLLFDGLKTNANISRLSFEAESERLLLLSDAENVALDVIRVYLNTLKAQTVLELSERNVVEHEEIYDDILERTQKGLSSNSDLAQISARVATSKSSMIAATNNLYDLRTQYTRLVGKTPDNLVKPQFDYQLIPPNKEIAIQQGIDAHPEIQSAMADIEAAHQETRREKGNYYPEFNIEAVANRNENVGGLRGPDRDARIMLTMSYDIFSGGRTIANTEAAAWRSEQARNTRIRAQREVVEGTTLAWHAYELLAQQKQLLQVNVDAAKAAELGYIEQFNVGRRSLLDVLDAKVEVFLARKNYIETDYEHTLAAYRILNAMGRLTYALRVEYPEQWQTGANNK from the coding sequence ATGCGATCATCTGTAATAACCGCTGTGGCTTGCCTATTTAGCGCAAATGCCGCAGCGTTGTCACTTGAACAGTCGGTAGCTTACGCTATTGATTACAGCCCAGACATTGCTGGGCAATACGCACGCTTTCAATCTGTGTTGCGCGATGTAGACGGTGCTCAAGCAGACTATTTGCCACAACTTAATGTTTACGCCGCAGCTGGTTACGAAGACACCTACTATAACAGTGGTGTACAAATACCCAGCGACGAGCGAAACATGAACCGAACAGAGGTAGGCATTAAAGCGTCCCAATTACTATTTGACGGCTTAAAAACCAACGCCAATATATCTCGATTAAGCTTTGAGGCTGAATCTGAACGTTTATTGCTGTTATCAGACGCCGAAAACGTTGCATTAGATGTAATACGCGTTTATCTGAATACTTTAAAAGCTCAAACGGTATTAGAGTTAAGCGAGCGAAATGTTGTTGAGCATGAAGAAATTTATGATGATATTTTGGAGCGCACTCAAAAAGGTTTAAGTAGTAACTCAGACCTTGCACAAATATCGGCTCGTGTGGCCACTTCAAAAAGCTCTATGATTGCGGCAACCAACAACCTCTACGATTTGCGCACTCAATACACCCGCTTAGTCGGTAAAACTCCCGATAATCTGGTTAAACCACAATTCGATTATCAGCTTATTCCACCCAATAAAGAAATTGCCATTCAGCAAGGTATTGACGCGCACCCAGAAATCCAGTCAGCAATGGCTGACATAGAAGCCGCTCACCAAGAAACTCGCCGAGAAAAAGGTAATTACTACCCAGAGTTTAATATCGAAGCAGTGGCCAACCGCAATGAAAACGTAGGTGGATTAAGAGGCCCTGATCGCGATGCTCGAATCATGCTTACCATGAGTTACGACATTTTTAGCGGTGGCAGAACCATAGCCAATACCGAAGCAGCAGCATGGCGTAGCGAACAAGCCAGAAATACCAGAATTCGCGCCCAACGCGAGGTTGTAGAAGGCACTACATTAGCTTGGCACGCCTACGAGCTTCTGGCTCAACAAAAACAGCTATTACAGGTAAATGTAGACGCAGCAAAAGCTGCAGAGCTGGGGTACATCGAGCAGTTTAATGTTGGAAGACGCAGCTTGTTAGACGTATTAGATGCCAAGGTAGAGGTGTTTCTAGCCCGTAAGAATTATATAGAAACCGATTACGAACACACCCTAGCAGCTTATAGGATCTTAAATGCAATGGGACGATTAACATACGCGTTACGTGTTGAGTATCCCGAACAATGGCAAACAGGAGCGAACAATAAATGA
- a CDS encoding OmpA family protein, translated as MIKLIATVFSASLLIACSHQPDTQLSRHQIDDLRDHDNDGVINQRDKCRNTQAGTIVDNNGCAVWLSHQSYLVQSILFDLDSATLRSDQTETLNKIALQLKQQPTLQVTLIGDTSSEGSEDYNHQLAVKRTNAISQALFDKGISPDQILVQEYYQETEYTAKLEQRKRRVIAVFKEQQLQAQQQWTIYSSEQGTNQQGVKQ; from the coding sequence ATGATTAAACTTATCGCAACTGTTTTTAGTGCCAGCTTATTAATAGCTTGCTCCCACCAACCAGACACTCAGCTAAGTCGCCACCAAATTGATGATCTACGAGATCACGACAACGACGGAGTAATCAACCAACGAGACAAGTGCCGAAACACTCAAGCTGGAACGATTGTCGACAACAATGGCTGTGCTGTTTGGCTTAGTCACCAAAGCTATCTGGTTCAAAGTATTCTATTTGATCTGGATAGTGCGACTCTCAGGAGTGATCAAACAGAGACATTAAACAAAATTGCTCTTCAGCTTAAACAACAACCCACACTGCAAGTTACCTTAATTGGCGATACCAGTAGTGAAGGTAGCGAAGATTACAATCACCAACTAGCCGTAAAGCGCACCAATGCCATTAGCCAAGCGCTATTTGATAAAGGCATAAGCCCAGACCAAATACTGGTGCAAGAGTACTACCAAGAAACTGAATACACCGCAAAACTAGAACAGCGAAAGCGGCGAGTGATAGCGGTGTTTAAAGAGCAACAATTGCAAGCCCAACAACAGTGGACCATATACAGCTCAGAACAAGGTACGAACCAACAAGGAGTTAAACAATGA
- the pfkB gene encoding 1-phosphofructokinase, whose amino-acid sequence MIYTLTLNPAADLELQIDEFAFDSVSRANHSRLDCGGKGFNVSRMLKNLGVTSTAMGFIGGFTGQRLASELSKMDIKSQFTQIAGETRTNVTVVEAGNKRHIKVNEAGPEVSPEELKSLVDQVKQNLHAGDWWVLGGSLPKGVRANFYAELITLIENAGAHAVLDTSGEALREGILAQPSLVKPNLDEAQELLGLSSEELKQTQGWTQALLAMGPKNLVVSLGKKGALMANEQQCAEFTSPSIVEANPIGAGDSMVAGLVWRLSLGESLAQALPYGLACGAASASRQGTDLGSLDQVEQLRKEVN is encoded by the coding sequence ATGATTTACACATTAACACTAAATCCAGCTGCTGATTTAGAGCTGCAAATAGATGAGTTTGCTTTTGATAGTGTAAGTCGTGCCAATCACTCACGCCTAGATTGCGGTGGAAAGGGTTTTAATGTATCTCGGATGCTTAAAAACCTTGGTGTAACAAGCACCGCAATGGGTTTTATTGGTGGCTTTACTGGTCAACGCCTAGCAAGCGAATTGAGTAAAATGGACATTAAAAGCCAATTTACTCAAATAGCAGGCGAAACCCGCACCAACGTTACCGTTGTGGAAGCGGGGAACAAGCGACATATTAAGGTGAATGAAGCGGGCCCAGAAGTTAGCCCAGAAGAGCTAAAAAGCTTAGTCGACCAAGTTAAGCAAAACCTCCACGCAGGTGACTGGTGGGTATTGGGTGGCAGTTTACCTAAGGGCGTAAGAGCAAACTTTTATGCAGAGCTTATTACACTGATTGAAAATGCTGGCGCACATGCGGTATTAGATACCAGTGGAGAGGCTCTGCGAGAAGGGATATTGGCTCAGCCAAGCTTAGTTAAACCTAACCTAGACGAAGCTCAAGAGCTATTGGGTTTAAGTAGCGAGGAGTTAAAACAAACTCAAGGCTGGACCCAAGCTTTACTCGCCATGGGACCTAAGAACTTAGTTGTGTCTCTAGGTAAAAAAGGCGCGCTAATGGCAAATGAACAGCAATGCGCCGAGTTTACCAGCCCGAGTATTGTTGAAGCTAACCCAATTGGGGCCGGAGATTCTATGGTGGCCGGATTGGTTTGGCGCCTAAGTTTAGGCGAATCATTAGCTCAGGCTTTACCTTATGGTTTGGCTTGTGGCGCTGCATCCGCTAGCAGGCAGGGCACTGATTTAGGTTCACTTGATCAAGTAGAGCAACTTAGAAAAGAAGTAAACTAA
- a CDS encoding HlyD family type I secretion periplasmic adaptor subunit yields MTNQLAWQQQRLAQQSRHIIWLCGCLIICLVVWAALATLDEVIVGNGKVVPSSAISKIQSLEGGIVKQLYVEVGDQVSQGQHLLSLEDTRFRAAFQESEQQRSTLLAQETRLIAELASVNINNASNNWTNQVLVKPLELSFINQNQRAQTNATANYQQRIRQLNAQLEEATLAIEQQTQALNEALGNQQTLQHSLAVVAQEISMLEDVVASGAVAKVELLKLQRDKIQLDGDIASAQLMASKLKAAINEAILERRNIAVEFRTKAQAQLNEVSAKLAQLDESQHAVADQLNRTKLVAPIDGTVKDILVRSVGGVIRPGEAIMEIVPKDSQLIIETKIAPKDIGFIRTGLPAMVKFTAFDFVVYGGQQGVVSYVSPDALQDEDGSTYYQAHIQLDQTNNTNLQVIPGMQAMVDILTGEKSVLSYWLKPLLRAKANALREP; encoded by the coding sequence ATGACTAATCAACTTGCTTGGCAACAACAACGCTTAGCGCAACAATCTAGGCACATAATATGGCTTTGCGGATGCCTTATCATCTGCTTAGTTGTATGGGCTGCATTGGCTACTTTAGATGAAGTTATTGTGGGTAATGGCAAAGTAGTACCCTCATCTGCCATTAGCAAAATTCAAAGTTTAGAAGGCGGCATTGTTAAACAGCTATATGTAGAAGTGGGTGATCAAGTTAGCCAAGGCCAACATCTATTGTCTTTAGAAGACACCCGTTTTAGAGCGGCTTTTCAAGAGAGCGAACAACAACGTAGCACCCTGCTCGCTCAAGAAACTCGCCTCATAGCCGAGTTAGCCAGCGTTAATATAAACAATGCTAGCAACAATTGGACGAATCAAGTGTTAGTTAAACCTCTTGAGTTAAGCTTTATTAACCAAAACCAACGGGCTCAAACTAATGCTACTGCCAACTACCAACAACGGATCCGCCAACTTAACGCCCAATTAGAAGAAGCAACTTTAGCAATAGAACAACAAACCCAAGCACTTAACGAGGCGCTTGGCAATCAGCAAACTCTACAACACAGCTTAGCCGTAGTCGCGCAAGAAATATCAATGTTAGAAGACGTAGTTGCTAGCGGTGCTGTTGCAAAAGTCGAATTACTAAAACTACAACGCGACAAAATTCAGCTGGATGGGGATATCGCAAGCGCACAACTGATGGCCAGTAAACTGAAGGCTGCTATTAACGAAGCAATCTTAGAGCGCCGCAATATAGCCGTTGAATTTAGAACCAAAGCCCAAGCACAGCTTAACGAGGTATCAGCAAAACTCGCTCAATTAGACGAAAGCCAACACGCTGTCGCTGATCAACTAAATAGAACCAAGCTGGTTGCTCCCATAGACGGGACCGTTAAGGATATTCTTGTTAGATCTGTCGGTGGCGTGATTCGCCCAGGTGAAGCAATAATGGAAATTGTCCCAAAAGATAGTCAATTGATAATTGAAACTAAAATTGCCCCTAAAGATATTGGCTTCATCCGGACAGGCTTGCCCGCCATGGTGAAGTTTACCGCCTTTGACTTTGTAGTGTACGGCGGCCAACAAGGGGTTGTGAGCTACGTTAGCCCAGATGCCCTTCAAGACGAAGATGGCAGCACCTATTACCAAGCCCATATTCAATTAGACCAAACAAACAACACTAACTTGCAAGTAATCCCCGGTATGCAAGCTATGGTGGACATACTAACCGGGGAAAAATCTGTATTGAGCTACTGGCTGAAACCTTTATTGCGGGCTAAAGCTAACGCTCTTCGTGAACCCTAA
- a CDS encoding alcohol dehydrogenase catalytic domain-containing protein produces the protein MTSQYEKYQQLDQATPNTTSTWNMYGAGVENIGKDNQPELFNVPEPADNQLLVRVDAVGLCFSDVKLINQGSSHPKLYNRDLRKEPTRLGHEATLTVVKVGEGLSGEYKVGERYAMQPDIYQNGKSTAYGYTVPGGLTQYHLIGPEVLETDTGSCLLKVSDELGFAEAALLEPWGCVWASYTQRRRLEPKQGGVMWITGQADDQIAYGFSKGLEAPATVILSNVPEAFRLLVESKAKNVLIRNDINAGNLEQAVAEFTDGVGFDDIVVLAPQSADELTSIAKHVARRGTMNMVGKKPVDGLVNADVGRLHYDYVAFIGNSGVDVADSYGEQRNRCDLRKDGFAVFVGAGGPMGQMHVQRAIELKDGPRQVIVTDINDQRLAEIEARFASLTESNNCELVTYNPINNPVSLPEFVESHSKGKLADDVVVCVPNADIMAESATFMKDDGMLVLFAGVPNGTLAPVDFSSVYLSNAQYTGTSGLTIEDQTVVMDNTVAGNIAPAICVAAIGGMNVAKDGIEAMIDAKYPGKILIFPQLEDLPLLGLDELAEQLPTVANALGKGNTWNIAAEKALFEAYL, from the coding sequence ATGACTAGTCAATACGAAAAATATCAACAACTAGACCAAGCAACACCAAATACCACCAGCACTTGGAACATGTACGGCGCCGGTGTGGAAAACATTGGTAAAGATAATCAGCCAGAACTATTCAATGTACCTGAACCAGCAGATAACCAACTGCTAGTGCGAGTTGACGCAGTAGGCCTGTGCTTTTCTGACGTTAAGTTAATTAACCAAGGTAGCTCGCACCCTAAACTGTACAACCGAGATTTACGCAAAGAACCAACGCGTTTGGGCCATGAAGCCACTCTCACTGTAGTTAAAGTGGGCGAAGGCCTTAGTGGTGAATACAAAGTGGGTGAGCGTTATGCGATGCAGCCAGATATTTACCAAAATGGTAAGAGTACCGCTTACGGTTACACGGTTCCTGGCGGCTTAACTCAGTATCACTTAATTGGGCCAGAAGTATTAGAAACTGATACAGGTTCATGTTTGCTTAAAGTGTCTGACGAATTAGGTTTTGCTGAAGCAGCGTTACTTGAACCTTGGGGATGTGTTTGGGCGTCTTATACCCAGCGTCGTCGCTTAGAGCCAAAACAAGGCGGTGTAATGTGGATTACTGGCCAAGCCGATGACCAAATAGCTTATGGCTTTTCTAAAGGCCTAGAAGCACCTGCCACTGTAATTCTTAGCAACGTACCGGAAGCTTTTCGTCTTTTGGTAGAAAGCAAAGCTAAAAATGTGTTGATTCGCAACGACATTAACGCTGGCAACTTAGAGCAAGCAGTTGCTGAGTTTACCGATGGCGTAGGCTTTGATGACATTGTGGTACTAGCACCACAATCAGCCGACGAACTAACGAGTATTGCTAAACATGTTGCCCGTCGCGGCACCATGAATATGGTCGGTAAGAAACCAGTAGATGGTTTAGTAAATGCCGATGTTGGCCGTTTACATTACGACTACGTAGCCTTTATTGGTAATAGTGGTGTAGATGTAGCCGACTCCTACGGTGAGCAGCGCAACCGCTGTGATTTAAGAAAAGATGGCTTTGCTGTTTTTGTTGGTGCCGGTGGCCCAATGGGTCAAATGCATGTTCAGCGCGCAATTGAGCTTAAAGACGGTCCACGTCAAGTGATTGTGACCGACATTAACGACCAGCGTTTAGCTGAAATTGAAGCGCGTTTTGCTAGCTTAACCGAAAGCAACAACTGTGAATTGGTGACTTACAACCCAATTAACAACCCAGTGAGCCTGCCAGAATTTGTAGAGTCTCATAGTAAAGGCAAGTTAGCTGACGACGTAGTGGTGTGTGTACCAAATGCCGATATCATGGCCGAGTCAGCTACCTTTATGAAAGATGACGGCATGTTGGTATTGTTTGCTGGTGTTCCTAATGGCACCTTGGCACCGGTAGACTTTAGTTCTGTTTACCTTAGTAATGCCCAATACACAGGTACGTCAGGCTTAACAATTGAAGACCAAACAGTGGTGATGGATAACACTGTAGCGGGTAACATTGCTCCTGCCATTTGTGTAGCAGCTATTGGCGGTATGAATGTGGCTAAAGATGGTATTGAAGCGATGATTGATGCTAAATACCCAGGCAAGATCCTGATCTTCCCACAGCTAGAAGATTTACCGCTATTAGGGTTAGATGAACTAGCTGAACAGTTACCTACTGTGGCAAATGCCTTAGGTAAAGGTAACACCTGGAACATTGCAGCAGAAAAAGCCTTGTTCGAAGCTTACTTATAA
- a CDS encoding type I secretion system permease/ATPase, with product MDKQDAWLESIEWLCKYFGLHFNKSVTVRGLPLANGKLEADYYARACVQAGLSATPIKLIQLKQFTGLLLVVDKQQQLRIVSSITKEVVIYQNTNQPNSQRQAIADFMAEATEQAWLITPLQNTDQRVEQLHQGKKTHWIYKALEQAKPWFRDLLVASIFINLLAMVVPLFTMNVYDRVVPNQAFNTLWTLAIGVTIALIFDWLLRKARSNITDMAGKQIDNTISASIMEKVLGMRLENKPQSVGAFSRQIQDFDSVRDFFTSVTLVTLVDLPFTLFFLALIAWLGGPMVFVPLAVLSGLIVFSLIMKARIAASMEQSAKLSTQRQAELFESLTTLTELKQFNAEGVNQRKWEQTTSQMGDWQIRSRHLSNLISHSIVTSQQVVTIGLVVIGVYRISEGLLSMGGLIAIVMLSGRAAGSINQLSMLILRYQQCQAAIQGLEQVMALPQEHQAEHKVQANNFEGKISFENVSFCYPEQNFNALSDINLQLMPGERLGLIGNAGSGKSSLISLMANQYAPSSGQISYQDIDASLWAPTVLRQHIGWLGQDPVLVFGSVIQNILLGTTSLDEEKLTWAIQHSGLQAHLSRMSNGLESQVGERGMLLSGGQRQAVALARALYRKPKLLLLDEPVSALDNNSQSLVKHSLAKLPRDISIVISSHQQSLLSICDRIIVLERGHIVANDKADVILGLQSKKRHSVSVVREAKHD from the coding sequence ATGGATAAGCAGGATGCTTGGCTAGAAAGCATAGAGTGGCTATGCAAATATTTCGGTCTCCATTTCAATAAGTCGGTGACTGTTAGAGGCTTACCGCTTGCAAACGGCAAGCTAGAAGCTGACTACTATGCACGAGCTTGTGTACAGGCGGGGCTTTCAGCCACACCGATTAAACTTATTCAACTTAAGCAATTCACTGGACTTTTGTTGGTGGTTGATAAACAGCAACAGTTACGCATTGTCTCTTCGATCACCAAAGAAGTAGTTATCTATCAAAACACCAACCAGCCTAATAGCCAGCGACAAGCTATCGCAGACTTTATGGCAGAAGCTACCGAACAAGCATGGTTGATAACCCCGCTACAAAACACCGATCAAAGAGTTGAACAATTACACCAAGGTAAAAAAACGCATTGGATTTATAAGGCTCTTGAACAAGCAAAACCATGGTTTAGAGATTTACTGGTCGCGTCTATCTTCATCAATCTATTAGCCATGGTAGTTCCGTTGTTTACCATGAATGTTTACGACCGCGTGGTGCCAAACCAAGCCTTTAATACCCTATGGACACTTGCTATAGGCGTAACTATTGCACTGATATTTGATTGGTTGCTACGTAAAGCGCGTAGCAACATCACCGACATGGCAGGCAAGCAAATAGATAACACCATCTCAGCTAGCATTATGGAGAAGGTATTAGGCATGCGTTTAGAAAACAAACCACAATCAGTGGGTGCGTTTTCTAGGCAAATACAAGACTTTGATAGTGTTCGAGATTTTTTTACCTCGGTAACTTTAGTCACCTTGGTTGACCTTCCTTTTACGCTTTTTTTCTTAGCCTTGATTGCATGGCTCGGTGGTCCAATGGTGTTTGTTCCATTAGCTGTATTAAGCGGTTTAATTGTCTTTAGTTTGATAATGAAAGCTAGAATCGCTGCCAGTATGGAACAAAGTGCAAAGCTCTCTACCCAACGACAGGCAGAGCTTTTTGAAAGCCTCACTACCCTTACCGAGCTCAAGCAATTTAACGCTGAAGGCGTCAATCAGCGAAAATGGGAGCAAACAACAAGCCAAATGGGCGACTGGCAAATTCGCTCTCGCCATCTAAGCAATCTAATCAGCCACTCAATAGTTACTAGCCAACAAGTTGTCACCATTGGGCTGGTGGTTATTGGTGTTTACCGTATCTCAGAGGGATTACTGAGTATGGGCGGATTAATCGCAATTGTAATGTTAAGCGGACGAGCAGCTGGTTCAATTAATCAGTTATCTATGCTTATTTTACGTTACCAACAATGCCAAGCAGCAATACAAGGGCTCGAGCAAGTGATGGCATTACCGCAAGAACATCAAGCAGAGCATAAAGTCCAAGCAAACAACTTTGAAGGTAAAATCAGTTTTGAAAACGTGAGCTTTTGCTATCCAGAGCAAAATTTTAATGCCTTAAGTGACATTAACCTACAATTAATGCCCGGTGAGCGCTTGGGGCTAATTGGCAACGCAGGCTCTGGCAAGTCTAGCCTTATCTCATTAATGGCTAATCAATATGCACCTAGCTCTGGTCAAATCAGTTACCAAGACATCGATGCCTCCTTGTGGGCACCAACAGTATTACGCCAACACATAGGCTGGTTAGGACAAGACCCGGTATTGGTGTTTGGCTCGGTAATACAAAACATTTTGCTAGGTACCACATCGCTAGATGAGGAAAAACTAACCTGGGCAATTCAACATTCTGGCTTACAGGCCCATTTAAGCAGAATGAGTAACGGACTCGAAAGCCAAGTGGGCGAACGCGGTATGTTGTTATCAGGAGGCCAGAGGCAAGCAGTTGCTCTAGCTAGAGCTTTATACCGTAAACCCAAACTACTGCTGCTAGACGAACCTGTCAGTGCCTTAGATAACAACAGCCAAAGTTTAGTGAAGCACAGCTTAGCTAAACTCCCCCGCGACATAAGCATAGTCATAAGTTCGCACCAACAAAGCTTACTTAGTATTTGTGATCGGATCATCGTATTAGAAAGAGGCCATATCGTCGCCAATGATAAGGCCGATGTGATCCTAGGGCTTCAAAGTAAAAAACGCCACTCTGTTAGTGTGGTAAGAGAGGCCAAACATGACTAA